ATAATGGCAAAGTTGAAAAACATGAAGATTTTATACATTTCCAAACTCAGTCAATTAATGGTAGAGATAGATTTGGTTTTACAGCAACTCGAAAACATGAAATTCTTACAGATAGTGGATGGAAAACGGCAGAAGAAATTAGCTTTGAAGATAAATTAACTTCTAAATATTTAGAAACAGCGAATGGAACTTATGGGGAATTTTTAAGAGGTGTTTTTGTTGGAGATAGCAGAATTTCGATTAGAGATAAAAATACCGCAAATTTAAGACTTCAAGATAATTCAAATGCAGACTATGTAAATTGGAAACTTGATAAGTTGCAAAAATTTCTAAATTTCAATGAGTTGAAAGTTGAAAAAGGTTATCGATATGATTCTGAATTCAGTTATGAATTTGCAAAAATTAAAAGAGAACTTGGCGAACAAGATCCAATTTATATGCTGGAAAATTATTCTCCTTTAAGTTTGGCAGTTTGGTATATGGATGATGGAAGCTACTATTCTGAAGACTATCACAGCAGAAGTGCTATTTCAATTGGACGATACAGAAATCAGACTCAAAAATTAAATGAGATTTTAGAGATTTTTAAATCTAAAACAGGCATTGATGAGGTAAGTATTCAAGATTCAAAACTTCAATTTACAAAAAATGGAACAGATAAATTGGCAGAAATCATTTCAAAATATGTTCCCGACTCAATGCAATATAAATTGCCTAAAGATTTTAGAGGAAAATATGTTGATTTTGAACTAGAAAACAGTCCAAAATTGGTAACAGATTTTGTTGAAATTAAAGAGATTAGAGAAGCTTCTGACAGACAAATGAGAAATAAACGAAAATTTGATATTTCCATTGCGGACAACAAAAACTATATGGTTGGTGGTTCTCAAAATGGTGTAATTGTTCATAACAGTAACGAAACTACGACAGGGGGGAATGCACTTAAATTTTATGCTTCTATAAGACTCGATGTGAGACGAATTGCCAGTTTAAAAAATGGCGATGATATTATCGGAAATCGGACGAAAGTTAAAATTGTAAAAAACAAAGTTGCACCTCCTTTTAAAATTACTGAATTTGACATTATTTTTGGAAAAGGTGTTAGTAAAGTTGGTGAAGTGGTTGATTATGCCGTTAAATTTGATTTCATCGAAAAAAGTGGAGCTTGGTTCAGTTACAACGACAGAAAAATTGGACAAGGTCGAGAAAATGCGAAAAAATTTCTACTAGATAATCCTGAAGTGATGAAAGAAGTCGAAGAAAAAGTTATTGCAAAATTGAAACCTGCTCCTGAAGAGATGAGTGAAGCTGAGAAAAAAGAGGCAATAAAAGAGAATGTTGATGAAACTTCAGAAGAGAAACCAAAAAAGACAACTCGAAAAAGAGCAACTAAAACAGAAGAAAAAAGTTCGGAAGAATGAGAAATACTATAATTCTTCTGTTTTTAGCAATTCCGCTTTTTGCATGTGAAACAAAAGAAATTTTTATTTGCGATGTAAATGAGACTATCGAGTCTCTCCCTGAAAATTTTGATGGTGATGAGGTCGATTTAGGAATTGCGGAAGAATTATTCCAATTTGAGAATTAGTAATGCTTGTTCATATTTGTTGTAGTGTTGATAGCCACTTTTTTTTAGAATCCCTAAAAAGGGATTTTCCTGATAAAGAATTTGTTGGATTTTTCTATGATCCAAATATTCATCCATATAGCGAATATAAATTAAGACTTCTCGATGTTCGGCGAAGTTGTAAGATTTTGGATATTCCACTTATTGAGGGTGAGTATGATTATGAAAAATGGTTAAAGCAAGTTCATGGTTTAGAGGATGAACCTGAAAAAGGGGAACGATGTAAAGTCTGTTTTGATAATCGTCTCGAAGTTAGTGTCAAAAAAGCAGTAGAACTTGGAAAAGATAGTTTTACAACTTCTCTTCTTGTTTCGCCAAAAAAATCACAAGATAGACTTTTAGAAATTGGAAATCAACTCGGAAAAGAGTATGGAATAGATTTTATTTTTAAAGATTATCGCTCAAGCGGTGGAATGCAAAAACAGGCGAAAACCGTAAAAAGCAATAATTTGTATCGCCAAGACTATTGCGGTTGTATGTTTGCTTTAAAAAAACAGAGAGAACAGCAAGAACGAGAGCAAATTGAGACATACTCGTCAATTGGAAACGAGATTCTTCCCGCATCAATTGAAGAAAAATTTCACAACTACTCAAAAATGAAAACATGTTTTGAAGAGTCAAAAGAGAATATTTTAAATTATCGAATTCATAAAGGTCGAGTTTTGCACAAAAAAGAGGTCGTTCCCTCATATTTTCTGTTTTACTCTTTTTCTGAACGAAATAGAATTTCTGGACGAATTGAAAGAATCGCTGATGAGGTCGCCTATTTAAATCGTGAAAGTGTAAAAATTATTACTATTTATTTTGTACGGAAATTCTTTGACGATAAAAAATTATCCCTCCCAAACTTACAAATCTCTGTTCAAAAACAGATTGAGTTGAGAGGTGTAATTGATAAAAATCCTTACTCTCTTTCTCCAATTATTGTTTTAAATGAAATTCCAGATGGCAAAGTTGATATTGAACTCGAAGCAAAAATCTTTCCTTCGATAGTCCAGAACTTTTCAGAAAATTAAATTTTTTTTCCCGTTCTGTTTTGATATTTGAAAACT
Above is a genomic segment from Thiovulum sp. ES containing:
- a CDS encoding RecA/RadA recombinase (PFAM: recA bacterial DNA recombination protein~TIGRFAM: protein RecA; intein N-terminal splicing region), which gives rise to MATAKTTSAKEKALESALKEIDKKFGKHTLIRIGDKEIEKIPSISTGSIGLDLSLGIGGLPVGRVIEIYGPESSGKTTLSLQTIAEAQKKGMRCGFIDAEHAIDIQYAKNLGVDVENLYLSQPDYGEQALEITETMARSGAFDLIVIDSVAALVPKVEIEGTIEDQQVGVQARLMSKALRRLASVLHDMNATVIFINQLRQKIGVIGYGCFHHDTLLNFADGRSLPIGEVVDNKIKGEVFCINEKTGEIETKPITAWHDNGKVEKHEDFIHFQTQSINGRDRFGFTATRKHEILTDSGWKTAEEISFEDKLTSKYLETANGTYGEFLRGVFVGDSRISIRDKNTANLRLQDNSNADYVNWKLDKLQKFLNFNELKVEKGYRYDSEFSYEFAKIKRELGEQDPIYMLENYSPLSLAVWYMDDGSYYSEDYHSRSAISIGRYRNQTQKLNEILEIFKSKTGIDEVSIQDSKLQFTKNGTDKLAEIISKYVPDSMQYKLPKDFRGKYVDFELENSPKLVTDFVEIKEIREASDRQMRNKRKFDISIADNKNYMVGGSQNGVIVHNSNETTTGGNALKFYASIRLDVRRIASLKNGDDIIGNRTKVKIVKNKVAPPFKITEFDIIFGKGVSKVGEVVDYAVKFDFIEKSGAWFSYNDRKIGQGRENAKKFLLDNPEVMKEVEEKVIAKLKPAPEEMSEAEKKEAIKENVDETSEEKPKKTTRKRATKTEEKSSEE
- a CDS encoding hypothetical protein (PFAM: Uncharacterized BCR, COG1636) produces the protein MLVHICCSVDSHFFLESLKRDFPDKEFVGFFYDPNIHPYSEYKLRLLDVRRSCKILDIPLIEGEYDYEKWLKQVHGLEDEPEKGERCKVCFDNRLEVSVKKAVELGKDSFTTSLLVSPKKSQDRLLEIGNQLGKEYGIDFIFKDYRSSGGMQKQAKTVKSNNLYRQDYCGCMFALKKQREQQEREQIETYSSIGNEILPASIEEKFHNYSKMKTCFEESKENILNYRIHKGRVLHKKEVVPSYFLFYSFSERNRISGRIERIADEVAYLNRESVKIITIYFVRKFFDDKKLSLPNLQISVQKQIELRGVIDKNPYSLSPIIVLNEIPDGKVDIELEAKIFPSIVQNFSEN